In Chryseobacterium sp. C-71, the genomic window ACTTGTTTGTAAGCACACTTCCCATTGCTTTCATTACATTTTCAGAAACAAAGTTTTCTGAAGCAATAAGTTCTAATCCGTGGGATTGTCTCTCTCTTTCTTTTTCGATAAGGTCAAAAATAATGTCCATTTACTTTTAGATTTTTAGATTTTGAATGCCAAAATTACGGAATTTTAGAGAATTATTTGTTATCAATCAGTCCATTAATTTGCAATTGATTAATCATTCAGCATTTTATAGAAATTTGTTTAAATTTTCTTTTATTAAAGCTGGATAAAGGAAATTTCATAAAATTCGTTAAGATTACCTTCTATAGTGTTTGAGGAATAAATTTTGACTAATTTTAAAAAAGTTTGTTAAGAAAAATATATATTTGAACAAATCTTAAAAAGGAAAAAATAGTCTGAATTATGGGAAAGAAAAAATACAAAAAACAGTTGCTTACTTCTTTGAAATCTCTTGGTAAATCTGAATATTTAATCCTTAAAAGCATGACCAATCTTATGATACAGAGGGAATTGAAGAAAAACAATATCACATTCAAAGATGGTGACACATTTAGTTTCAAGGATAATATTTTTGATTACAGCGAAGATAAAAACATAAGAAAATTAGCCAAACTTCGCCGACAAATGTTGAAAACAATGAATAAATTGGTGATGAAAAATAAATTTAAAGATAAAGAAATTAAGTTTTTAAGTTAATTTAACGTCAATTTTTTATTAAATTAAAATTTAAAACCTTTTAGGTTGAAGAATAGTAAAACAAAAAGTCCCGGATTACCGGGACTTTTTTATCTATATGAGTTGCAATTACTTTTTCGCTTTTTCTTTCAATTCTTCTTTATCTTTATCAGACGGATTCCAGACTTTTACATTTGCGTTTTTATCAATCCCTGAAAGAATCTGTACATTGATACCGTCGCTTGCGCCCAATTTCACATATACTTTTTTGAATTTTCCGTCTGGCTGTTTTACTTCAACAAAAGCTTTGTCTTTACCATTGCTTTTTTCATACTGTACCAAAGATTCATCTAATAACAAAGCGTTTTTCTGAGAACTCATGACGATTTCTCCGTTTGCTGAAAATCCGGCTCTAATGTACTCGTTATTAGGATTGTGAACATCACCTTCTACAGGAAATTTTATCGTTCCGTTGTTATCTTTTCCTTTTGGAGCGATCATCGTCAGTCTTCCCGGGAAAGATTTGTTTTGCAAAGCACCAATCACGATATTCATATCCATACCCTGCTTCAATTTTCCTGCCTGAGCTTCATCAATTTCACCTTGAAAAATCAAAGAATTCAAATCTGCAATCGAACAAATCGTAGTTCCTGCGTTGAAAGAGTTAGCCTCAATTACCTGACTTCCCACTTTTACCGGAACTTCAAGAACAGTTCCTGCAGCTTTTGAACGAATCTGGGTTGTCGCCAAACCTTGTAATTCAGGAGTTGCACCCGTTTTTACAATTTGCAATCTTTTTTGCGCAGTCTGAAGTTGCTGATTGGCATTCTTCAAACTTTGCTGCATTGAATATAATTGTTGCTGAGAATTCAGATACTCCTGTTTTGAAATTACACCCTGACTGAATAGTTTTTGCTGCATTGCAAACTGCTTCTGCATATTATCAACATTCATTTTGGCATTGCTGATCTGAAGTTGAGAGTTAAGAACTTCCTGTTGTGCATTGTTGACCTCAGCGATATTCGGGATGATTTTCACTGTGGCGATCAATTGTCCGGCTTCTACTCTATCACCTTCATCTACCAATATTTTATCGATAATTCCTGCGATATTGGGCTTAATCTCAATTTCTTCTTTTGGAATAATTTTCCCTGTCGCCATCACTTTGTCATCCATATTCTGAACAGTCGGTTTTCTGGTAAGGAACGCTTCACTTTCTTTAGAATTTGATTTTACAAGATAACTGATTCCTGCAAATAATGCCCATGCCAATAAAAGTCCCAAGACGATATAGATTGCTTTTTTCCAGGTGAACTTCTTTTTCATATAGTAGTTTATTTTTTATTTAATAATTTAATTTATTTGAAGATTTAAAACTAAATCTAAATATATATTCCCAAATTGTTATTCACTTCTTAATGCCTCAATCGGTCGTATTTTCACCGCTCTTTGAGCAGGAATCATTCCGATAATTAAACCTAAAATTACCATCACCGACATTGCCGCAAAAACATTGGTATAATTGACAGTCGGGTTATAAAACGGAAATTCATCCTGATTCTGAGTCAATGAGTTGAATATCATCAAAACAAAAATCCCTAGAATAAAGCCTAATATACCCGAACTGAGCGTGATGACCACACTTTCCAGCAAAATCTGGTTTCTTACTTCAGAAGGTTTAGCACCTAAAGCTCTTCGAATGCCTATTTCCTTAGTTCTTTCTTTTACGGTAATCAATAAGATATTTGAAATCGCAATGACCCCGGCCAAAATAGTGAGCGTTCCTACGATTATTGTTAAAAGCTGCATTCCGGTTAAAAACCCAGTGAGTTTTTTAAATTCTTTACCTAAATTAAAACTTCCAAAAGCATTAGTGTCTTCCGGCGAAACCTGATTTTTGGCTTTTAATTCTGTTTTCACTCTTTCTTCAACGCTATTTACATCAACATTGGGCTTGCTCACAATCGCAAACATATCGATTTGCTCTCCTGCATTGTACATTTTGGTATACGTAGAAAGCGGTATAAAAACAGTACGGTCATTTTCAAAACCACCCCCTTTTCTCACTCTGAAAACTCCGATCACATTAAAGAAAAGTCCTTTCACGTTAATTGATTTCCCTAGCGGATTTTCTTTCTTTTTTGAATCGAAAAAGTTGTTGTACACTTCTTCTCCAATCACTGCTACACTTTTATTTCCGGAAACATCTGCATCGTTGATATATCTTCCGAAAATCAGTTTCTTTTCTGAAATTTTATTCCCGATCGGGTAATCTCCCGTTAAAGAATAGGTTGCATTTTTACCGTTTCTTGACATCGATTCGCCGGGCGTTCCTGTGAAACTTCCTCTTGAGTTCTGTGGCGAAATATAATCGATATCTGATATTTTTCTTTTTAAAACTTCAACATCAGTTAATTTCAGATTCACATCTCTCCCTTTTGGAAAACCTTCGTAAGGAATCGAAGTGTTTTGTGCCCAAAGGAAAATAGAATTGGTCGCAAATCCTGAAAACAATTTATCAAAACCATTCTCCATTCCTTTTGCGGAACCCAGTAAAACTACATACAAAAACATACCCCAACCCACTCCAATCATGGTAAGGAATGTGCGGAGCTTATTATTCTTTAGTGAATAATAAATTTCCTGCCAGGTATCTTTTTTAAATAAAATGTTCACTTTGATGAGTTATAAGTTATTAATTATGAGCTGTAAATTGAATTTTGTTTTCAAATTATCTCATTAACAAATTTTTCAAATTAAATTATTCTGTTCTTAATGCTTCGATAGGTTTAATTCTTGAGGCTCTGTAGGCAGGAACGAATCCTGCAATCAAACCTGAAAAAACCAATGCTACAAATGCCGCAAAGATAGTTCCCCAACCCACACTCGGATCTTTAATGAAGTAATCTTCAAGACTGTCACCTATTAAATGTAATGCTAAAACACCCAAACCAACTCCTACAAACCCTGAAACTACGGTAATCACGACACTTTCCTGAACAATCAAAGCAACAATGCTTCGTGGTTTTGCACCAATAGCTTTTCGCACACCGATTTCTTTGGTTCTTTCTTTTACGATATACACCATAATGTTGCTGATCCCGATAATTCCTGCCAATAAAGTTCCTAGTCCAATAAAAGTCACAATTCCTGTAAGAACTGCCATAAACATGAAGGTTTCATTCATATTTTGAGCATTGTTCCAGACACGGACTGCGTTTTCATCATCCGGAGAAACATTTTTTCTGGATTTAAGCCTTTCTTTAAGCTGGTCACCGTATTTGATGGCCTGTTCCGGTGTCATATTTTCATCATAAGCAATATAAACTCCGCTCACCGTATCAGAACCTTTTTTCATTTGCTGCAAAGTGGTGATGGGAACTGTAATGTGTCTTTCGTCCCAGTCGCCACCGTCATCTGAGAAAACTCCAACTACTTTGAACATCGTTCCGTTGATATCGAGATCTTTACCTACCGGACTTCCATTTTTGATTAAATCCCGCTGCACCATTCTTCCTACAACCGCAACATTTTGCTTTCTTTGTAAATCTCCGGGGGTAAGGTAACGTCCTTCGAGCATTTTCCTGTTTTCGATAAATTTCTCTTCAGGATCTGCACCGTTGATCTGGTAATTTCCGCTTTCTTTACCATATTTTACCATCAGATTTGCAGTATATCTCGGGGTAGAATACCCTACTTTTTCTTTATCGCTGTCGATTAAGAAATCATAGTCGTCGTTATTCATTGTCACCGTTCTATTTGACTGCAAACCTTTATAAGCAACTGTTGTATTTCCCGTAAAAATTGAAATCAGATTTTGAGCATCTCTCGCAAAACCTTGTGTAAAAGCATTTTTCAGCCCGGTTCCAATTCCGAAAAGAACGATAAATATAAACAGACCCAATGCCACCGTAAAGCCCGAAAGCACCGTCCGCAATACATTACTGCGAATAGAACTGAATATTTCTTCCCAACGATCTAGGTCAAACATAATTTTTTGGTTTGATGCGGGATGATGGAAGTTTCCAATCCTACCGCAGATTTTTTAATCTTATTTAAATTTTCAAAGTAAAGAATGAAATGTTTTTTATTTTGAAAAGTCAGTTATAACTACAATTTAATTGGAACCACTTAATAAAACTTCAAGCATCCAACATCTAACATCCAGCCTATTACAAAACAATCTGATTAATAAACTCATCACTCTCAATAATTCCGTCTCGGAGGATGACATTTCTTTTGGTTTGTGCAGCAACATCGGGTTCATGGGTTACCACGATGATGGTTTTACCTTCATTGTTGATATCCTGAAGGAGCTTCATAATATCGTGAGTCGTTTTTGAATCTAACGCTCCTGTGGGTTCATCTGCCAAAACAACTTTAGGATTGGTAATTAATGCTCTGGCAATCGCAACTCTCTGTTTTTGCCCACCTGAGAGTTCGTTTGGTAGATGGGTTGCCCATTGTGCCAAACCTACTTTTTCCAGATACTCCATTGCTTTTTGATTACGCTCTTTTCTCGGAACGTTTTGATAATATAAAGGAAGTGCAACATTATCTAAAGCCGTTTTATATCCAATCAAATTAAACGATTGGAAGACGAATCCCAGAAATTTCGAACGGTATTCTGCCGCTTTTACTTCATTCAGATGTTCAATAGGAATTCCGTCGAGATCATAAACGCCACTGTCTTTTTCATCCAAAATTCCGATAATATTCAGTAAAGTCGATTTTCCGGAGCCGGAACTTCCCATAATAGAGACAAATTCACCCTCGTCAATATTAAGATTAATACCCTTGAGAACGTGCAGTTTACTCTTGCCTGTATCGTATGATTTATGTAGATCCTGAATTACTAACATTAAGTGATTGCTGTTTTTATTTCCAATAAGTAGTATATATTTTCGTTTTGTTACAAGATTAAAAAAATCTTTAAAAAAAATCTTGTTTAATATTTAATTAATTAATATTCAATAAATTAAAATAAAGTGTTTAATTACAAACTTACCATAACTTCGATTTTTAAGTGTTAAGTATCTATAAACCAATATCAGAGCGAGTTTCATGTAAATGTGGAAAACTTTTAAGGTTAAAAGTCAGTCAATTACTCTTTACCCCTTTCCAAATCGTTTCTTTTTTTCGAACTTTGTGCTTCGCACGGTACGAGAGATGAATGATTACTTCCGTTAATAAGTTTCAAACATAACTTACAACGAATCAGAAAGTTAACCATCTCGCGGGTTTTATACACAGTGATCTATTTTTTATAATTTTTAAAGACATTACATTCAATATGGGAATTTTTGATAAAAGAGTAAGCTACAAGCCATTTGAGTATCCTGAGGTTCTTCAGTTTACAGAAGCGATCAACAAATCTTTCTGGGTACACTCAGAAGTTGATTTCACGGCAGACGTTCAGGATTTCCAGTCGCAGCTGGAGCCGCACGAAAAAAATGCGGTAAAAAATGCACTTTTGGCGATTGCTCAGATCGAAGTTTCGGTAAAGTCATTTTGGGGAAACCTATATCATCACCTACCAAAGCCTGAATTGAACGGTTTAGGATCTACATTTGCAGAATGTGAATTCCGTCATTCTGAAGCCTATTCTCGTTTGTTGGAAGTTTTGGGATATAACGAAGAATTTACCCACGTTGTAGAAGTTCCTGCCTTAAAGAAAAGAATTGATTTCTTATCCAACGTTCTGAAACACGCCAATTCTACAACGCCGAAAGAATATGTTTCTTCTTTGCTTTTATTCAGTATCCTGATTGAAAATGTGTCCTTGTTTTCACAGTTTGCGATTATTTTATCGTTCACAAGATTCAAAGGTTTCATGAAAAATGTTTCCAATATTATTGCGTGGACGTCTATTGATGAGCAGATTCACGCAAACGGCGGAATTTATCTGATTAATAAAATCCGTGAAGAGCAGCCGGATCTTTTGACTGATTCTGATATTGAAGATATTTATACTTTGGTTGATCAATCTATCGAGGTGGAGGGTGAAATTCTTGACTGGATCTTTGAAATGGGCGAACTGGATAAATTCTCTAAACAAGATTTAATTAACTTTATGAAATACCGTGTTGACGAAAGTTTAACCAAAATCAACATGGAAAAACGTTACAACACCACCGCAGAACAATACAGCCCGATGAAATGGTTTGAAGAAGAAGTTTTCGCCAATTCTATGGATGATTTCTTCGCAAAAAGACCAGTGGATTATACGAAGCACGATAAGAGTATTACGGCGAATGATTTGTTTTAATATTTATGATCAATTTACTTCCAAAATACGAAGTCTTGTATAATGATTTACAGAATGTAAAATTTAGTTCATTCTTTAAATCAAGAGATTTTAAATCTTTTATGATTCGAAAAGATTATTATGATTTTTGGAGAAGCAGAATGGAACAAATTGATAGTTCTCGAAGCGTATATTCTGTTGGAAGCGATTATGAGTTATGGAATTCAACAGATACATTTAAATCTTTATTGAATGATAAAACTTTTCATAACGAAATAGTTATTGTTGAGATAATCATTGAATTTATTTTATTTAGTAAAGATAGAATTGATGTTAAAAATATTTTAGAAAGCTTAGAGCTTGCACAATTTAGTTTAGAAAATATTAATAGAATAAAGGAAATAAGCCACGTAAAAAATTCAGAATTTCCATCAACACAAATACAGGATGTAGCTAACAAAAAAATTTACGAAGTTAAAGAGCCTAATATGGACAAAAGAAAAATTTTTATAGTTCATGGTCACAACGATACTTTAAAATTAGATGTTGCTAGAACGATTGAAAAACTAAATTTAACGCCAATAATATTACATGAGCAAGTAAATAATGGCAAAACTATAATAGAGAAATTTGAAAAATTCTCGGATGTTTCTTTCGCTATAATTTTACTGACAGCTGATGATTTGGGTAATTCTAAAAACATAGAACATCTAAATAAAAGAGCAAGACAAAACGTCATTTTTGAATTAGGATATTTTATAGGAAAGCTTGGAAGAGAAAATGTGATGACTTTGAAGGAAGAAGGCATTGAAACCCCCAATGATATTTCAGGTGTTGTATATACTCATTATGATGCTTATGGAAATTGGAAGTCGGAACTTGTGAAAGAATTGAAATCAGCTGGTTTCAAAATTGATACAAATAATCTTTTTTAAAACAAAGATTGCTTTATTCTTCGCAATGACAAAAAAAATAAAAATATGATTAATGTAATCGTAAGTTATACCGTAAAACCTGAATTTGTTTCTGAAAACAAAAACAACATTCAGAAATTTCTGAATGATTTTAAAAATTTGGATCAGACAAAATTTGAGTATAAAGTTTTTGTAAAAGAAGATGGTGTTACGTTTGTTCATTTTTCAAATTATGAAAACGAAGAAGTTCAGAATAAGGTTTTAAATGTGCCGTCATTCAAAGAATTTCAGAGGTTAAGAGACGAAAGCGGATTGAATGATTCTCATAAAGTAGAGTTTTTGAAGCCTGTTTGAAATAAATAAGGGCGCGAGCGAAGCGAGCGAAGCGAGCGTCGAAACAGTTAGTATTAGAGTTGTCATGCTGAGCGAAGTCGAAGCATCTCACATACAAAATTGAGATTCTTAGTTTCTCAGAAATCGAAGATTCGGCATAGCCGATGATAAAAATGGAAATTGATGGAAAAGTAAAACCTAACGGGTTTTAAAAACCCGTTAGGTTTGGGTTGAAACAGAGACATTAATTCGGAAAGAAATTTGTCAAGGTTGGTAAATTTTAGATCAGCAAAAAAATGATAAATCATCAATTTAGCCCCGATTGAGCGGCATGTTTGAGCTCTTTTTCTTTGCAAAAGAAAAAAGCGAGTAGCGAAAGCAGGTACACAAGTGAGGAGAAAGACAACATTTTCTGCTCCTAAATAACAATAACAT contains:
- a CDS encoding efflux RND transporter periplasmic adaptor subunit — its product is MKKKFTWKKAIYIVLGLLLAWALFAGISYLVKSNSKESEAFLTRKPTVQNMDDKVMATGKIIPKEEIEIKPNIAGIIDKILVDEGDRVEAGQLIATVKIIPNIAEVNNAQQEVLNSQLQISNAKMNVDNMQKQFAMQQKLFSQGVISKQEYLNSQQQLYSMQQSLKNANQQLQTAQKRLQIVKTGATPELQGLATTQIRSKAAGTVLEVPVKVGSQVIEANSFNAGTTICSIADLNSLIFQGEIDEAQAGKLKQGMDMNIVIGALQNKSFPGRLTMIAPKGKDNNGTIKFPVEGDVHNPNNEYIRAGFSANGEIVMSSQKNALLLDESLVQYEKSNGKDKAFVEVKQPDGKFKKVYVKLGASDGINVQILSGIDKNANVKVWNPSDKDKEELKEKAKK
- a CDS encoding ABC transporter permease, with the translated sequence MNILFKKDTWQEIYYSLKNNKLRTFLTMIGVGWGMFLYVVLLGSAKGMENGFDKLFSGFATNSIFLWAQNTSIPYEGFPKGRDVNLKLTDVEVLKRKISDIDYISPQNSRGSFTGTPGESMSRNGKNATYSLTGDYPIGNKISEKKLIFGRYINDADVSGNKSVAVIGEEVYNNFFDSKKKENPLGKSINVKGLFFNVIGVFRVRKGGGFENDRTVFIPLSTYTKMYNAGEQIDMFAIVSKPNVDVNSVEERVKTELKAKNQVSPEDTNAFGSFNLGKEFKKLTGFLTGMQLLTIIVGTLTILAGVIAISNILLITVKERTKEIGIRRALGAKPSEVRNQILLESVVITLSSGILGFILGIFVLMIFNSLTQNQDEFPFYNPTVNYTNVFAAMSVMVILGLIIGMIPAQRAVKIRPIEALRSE
- a CDS encoding ABC transporter permease yields the protein MFDLDRWEEIFSSIRSNVLRTVLSGFTVALGLFIFIVLFGIGTGLKNAFTQGFARDAQNLISIFTGNTTVAYKGLQSNRTVTMNNDDYDFLIDSDKEKVGYSTPRYTANLMVKYGKESGNYQINGADPEEKFIENRKMLEGRYLTPGDLQRKQNVAVVGRMVQRDLIKNGSPVGKDLDINGTMFKVVGVFSDDGGDWDERHITVPITTLQQMKKGSDTVSGVYIAYDENMTPEQAIKYGDQLKERLKSRKNVSPDDENAVRVWNNAQNMNETFMFMAVLTGIVTFIGLGTLLAGIIGISNIMVYIVKERTKEIGVRKAIGAKPRSIVALIVQESVVITVVSGFVGVGLGVLALHLIGDSLEDYFIKDPSVGWGTIFAAFVALVFSGLIAGFVPAYRASRIKPIEALRTE
- a CDS encoding ABC transporter ATP-binding protein, which gives rise to MLVIQDLHKSYDTGKSKLHVLKGINLNIDEGEFVSIMGSSGSGKSTLLNIIGILDEKDSGVYDLDGIPIEHLNEVKAAEYRSKFLGFVFQSFNLIGYKTALDNVALPLYYQNVPRKERNQKAMEYLEKVGLAQWATHLPNELSGGQKQRVAIARALITNPKVVLADEPTGALDSKTTHDIMKLLQDINNEGKTIIVVTHEPDVAAQTKRNVILRDGIIESDEFINQIVL
- a CDS encoding ribonucleotide-diphosphate reductase subunit beta codes for the protein MGIFDKRVSYKPFEYPEVLQFTEAINKSFWVHSEVDFTADVQDFQSQLEPHEKNAVKNALLAIAQIEVSVKSFWGNLYHHLPKPELNGLGSTFAECEFRHSEAYSRLLEVLGYNEEFTHVVEVPALKKRIDFLSNVLKHANSTTPKEYVSSLLLFSILIENVSLFSQFAIILSFTRFKGFMKNVSNIIAWTSIDEQIHANGGIYLINKIREEQPDLLTDSDIEDIYTLVDQSIEVEGEILDWIFEMGELDKFSKQDLINFMKYRVDESLTKINMEKRYNTTAEQYSPMKWFEEEVFANSMDDFFAKRPVDYTKHDKSITANDLF
- a CDS encoding TIR domain-containing protein; translated protein: MINLLPKYEVLYNDLQNVKFSSFFKSRDFKSFMIRKDYYDFWRSRMEQIDSSRSVYSVGSDYELWNSTDTFKSLLNDKTFHNEIVIVEIIIEFILFSKDRIDVKNILESLELAQFSLENINRIKEISHVKNSEFPSTQIQDVANKKIYEVKEPNMDKRKIFIVHGHNDTLKLDVARTIEKLNLTPIILHEQVNNGKTIIEKFEKFSDVSFAIILLTADDLGNSKNIEHLNKRARQNVIFELGYFIGKLGRENVMTLKEEGIETPNDISGVVYTHYDAYGNWKSELVKELKSAGFKIDTNNLF